GCGCTCGGCCCCGCTTGGATCCCGCTCTGGTGAGGGGCCGGGGGTCTCACCCGGTGGTGGCAGCGGTGGTGGCGGCAGGTCTGTGGCAGAGAAGAAGGAGAGGGCTAAGCCCACCATGGACACCCCACCCCGGACCCCCACATTTTCCCCCCACACTCAcctcccagctgcttttcccGGCGGTAGCGGCTGCATTTGGGCTTCAGGTGACTTTTTGGGGTCTCCCCACGGGTTTTCCCTGGAGGTGATGGCAGTGTCAGCACCCCCCCAGCTGATGAAGCCCCCACCTACCCAAAATGGCCCACCAGGGCTCACCtctgctggggggggcagcgggcTCGGGGCAGGTGGTCCTCGCCAGCATCCGGACTCAGTGGGGGACTGGGTGCCCGCGGAGGGGTGCCGGCACCATGGGGGGGTCTCCTGGCAAAGAGGGGGTGTAGGGTGAAACCAGGCTGGGGGCAGTGTGGTGGGGGACTTGGTGGCCACCACAGTGCCGGCACAACCCCCCCAGTGCCGTGCTGTGCTGGAGTGGGGGGTAACCATgtggtgctggcacagctgggttgCACCTGAACAGCTGGACTTGCACAGGGCAGCTGGATGAGTGCAGTGGCATGGCTGGGTGAGAGTACCACAGCTGGATGGTAGGGCCACAGCTGGATCACAGCTGCATGGCAGGGTTGGCCACGACACGGCTGGCTCACAATGGCACAGCTGGCACACAGCTGGATAACGACTGCTCAACTCGATCACAGCTTCACAGCTGGATCACAGCACAGCTAGGCTGTGACTGCACAGCTGTATTGCAATGGTACAGCTGGCCCCTGATGCCACAGCTGGATTGCAGTGGCATGCCAGCATTGCAACAGCATAGCTGGATTGCAATAGCACTGCTGGACGGTGGCAGAGCTGAGCCGTGACAGAACAGCTGGATGTCAATGTCCCGGCTAGCTGGtgacagcacagctgcatcACAACGGCACAGCTGGATTGCTATGCCATGACCAGCCCACAGCATCACAGGTGGATCATGACAGCATggccagagcagagctggacaACAGGGGTGGATGGTAACAACATGGATGGACCACAAAGGGACATCTGGAGCATGGTGGGACATCCGGACCCCAGTGGAACATCCAGACCCCAACGGCACGGCTGGACCTGACAGCAGAGTAGGGCTGGATCATGACAGCATGGCTGGATTGTGATGGGACATCCAGACCCCAATGGAACATCTGGACCCAAATGAGACATCTGGAACCCTATAAGACATCTGGACCCCAATGACACAGTCAGACCATGATGGCACAGCCGGACTGGATAGTGACAACACAGTGGGATCACAATGGGGACCCCCAGACCATGGTGGGACATCCAGACCCCAATGGGACATCCGGACCCTGATGGCACAGCCAGACCCTGATGGCACAGCCAGACCCTGATGGCACAGCCAGACCCTGATGGCACAGCCGGGCCCAGCAAGGCCCATCTCCTACCGGGGCAGGCGGGGGCTATCAAAGTTGCGGAGGCGGGGGATGTCCTCGGTGGCACAGGGTGATGGTGTCAGGGTGGCGGTGGACCGGCAGCCAGAGGAGGCAGTGGGCGAGGATGCAGCGGTGACACAGGGGACATCCTCACCAAGGTACCACTCCTCCGTCCCCAGCCTGCGGGGTGGGGGCCGTAGGGTGGATGCTGGGGGCCAGcatgccccagcccccccacacccccacactCACCCTCTGgctgcctcttcctcttcctcctcctcttcctcctcatcctcctggGCGCACTGGCTGAGCTCGCTGGCTGAGGGTGGtgggggcagcagctctgtccaGCTCACAGCCGGCGGTTTCACCGCTTGCCCCAGCTTCTTCCCTTTGGCCCCTGCAGTGAGGAGGGatgctggagggggggggggggctgcggggaggggaCCGCACCACTGGCACCCATGTGTGTCCCCTACCCATCCCACCGCCCTACCGTGCTCGGCCCAGCCACGGGGTGCCTGAAGGGCTGGGGCATCCATcagctggggaccccccccaggGTAGGGGGTCCCATGCTGTGAGAAGGGACGGGGGAAGGTGCGGAGCTCCTCGCCGCCCGCCTCGATGGTGCTGTAAACCGGACCCTCGCTGGCCCCCGCCCCAAATTGCTCCGTCTGGGCGATGTAACGGGTGATGCCGGCATCTGCAGAGGGTGCCAGCGCCATCAGGGCTGACCGTGACCCCCCCAGTCCAAGCCACCCATTCCCGTGATGATCCCTCACCATTGTAGTATCTCTCAGTGTTCCCCAAGCCAGTGGTGGCACCGGCTGCCCCGCCACCGCGCCACGCGTCTGCCAGCCATGGGTAACCCCCAGCAGCGGCTGCCCTGCAAGGAGACAGGGTGAGGGGTGCTGCCGGTTGGCGCTGGGGGTCCCGGGGAGCGGTGGGGATACCGGGGGGTTACCTGGGGCTGCCGCGCACTGGAGCTGGGAAGGTGACTGCGGAAAGAGGTGGGGGTGAGGGCGGTGAGGGGCCGTGCCGGGTCCCCGCAGCACCTATAGGCTTACCAGTGGGTGTATAGGCAAAGGATGCTGGAAAGAGAGAGGTGGTGGGTGGCTGGTGGGTAATGGGTGCCAGGGTGAGGGGGGTCCCAGGGAGAGCACCCCGCGCCATACCGGCAAAGTGGCTGAGCTCCTTCTTCCTGCGGCGGCGGCTGTAGAGCCAagcggcggcggcagcgagGATGACCCAGCAGGCACCGCCGACACCGGCGATGAAGGCCGGCCGCCTGGCCACCTCGGCCAAACGCTCGGCCACGCTgctcccgcccgccggccccacATCCTGCTCTGCCGGGGGGGCTGCAAGCAACATGGGGAAGGGGGACACACCGGCAGGGGTGCCGAGGAGCcgtccccagcactgaggtgacccctgccacccccacccatgggtgcagcaGTGGTGACAAGGGACTCACCGATGTGGATGGGGACAGGGGCACTGCGGGCACCCACACCGGCACCGGTGGCAGCGGCGACTTCGGCATGGTAAGGGACACCGGGGACCAGTCCCTGCAGCACCGTCGCCAGCACGGTCCCCTCCACGCTCTGGTTGATGTGGAAACGGCTTTCGTTGCCCAGGCACCaaatctggggggggggggggggggggggggagagtgTGGGAAACAACGTGGGACACCCATAGGAACACAATGACATGGTGTCAtggggggacagaggggacCCGCCACGTCCCCGCCACCACCTGCCATTACCCGGTAATCGCGGATGATGCCGTTCTGCTCAGCTGGTGGCGGTGGCTGCCACGAGATGCGGACACTGGTGCCATTACCAACCACGCTGACAGCTCGCGGCGGGGcgctgggggctgtggggagggacAGGTGGGATTTCACCTccagggtgtccccagggacCTCTGCCACCCCCTTCATCCCCACACTCACCTGCCTCGGGGGTGCGCAAGGCTCGCACGGCACTGTCAGGACCATGGAGGTGATGGAAGTAGGGTCGGACCTTGACCTCGTAGTCCTGGCCCCGGCGCAGGTCAGTGAGCAGGGCCCCCCGCTCCCCTGGCGCCCACACTGCCCGCGCCTCCTCCCAGCGCCCGCCACGCCGCCGGTACAGCACCCGGTAGCCCTGGAGGAAGGGTGCTTGGCGCTCCACCTGGGGACCCAAGgggagggtgggatgggggggatgCTCGGCGCTGGGAGCCCTGTACCGGCAGCGCAGCACAGCACTCACAGTCCAGGAGAGGCGGACGGCACCCGGTGGCAGCACCACAGGTTCCTGGAGGTGCACGGCCACTTGTGCCAGCTCCCGCTGCACCTGCTCGGGGTCCAGCCctggctgcgtggggctggcGTCTGGCAAAAACATGAGAGAGTGGAGGGCCATGGGCACCCCCACTGGTGTCACCAAGTGGGGATGCCATGGTGGTGCTACATTCCCATGGTGGGTCCATGGGAACCTCCGCTGGCATCACTGGGCGGGGATACACCCGAAGGTTCTGGGTGTGTGGACACCTCCATCAGCATCACCAAGCAGGGATGCACCCAAGAGTGGTGGGTGCATGGGCACCTCCATTGGTGTCACCAAGCGGAGATGGTCCCAAGGGTGGTGGGTGCATGGGCACCTCCCATCAACATCACCAAGAGGAGCTGCACCCAAGGGTGATGGGTTCATGGACACCTCCACTGGTGTCACTGCCAGGTCTCACCTTGGGTGCGCACGGGCTCCGAGATGCCGCTGGGGTCGCTGAGCCCGTAGGAGTTGACTGCCCGCACCAAGAAGAGGTAGACAGTGTCAGGGATGAGGCCGGTCACCGTGTGGGTCTCACCCTCCACGTCAGCTGCCACTGTCTGCCATGGGCCACCCACCGCCTGGCTGCCAGGGAACAGGGGTGACCCGTGGCGGGGTGGCACCAGGCCACCACGTCACccctgcagccagagaggaCACCGGTGTGATACCTGAAAGCCTCCACTATGTAGGAGGTGACATCGGTGGCACTGCTGTCCTTGTTCCCTTTCCAGCTCAGGGTGACACTGCTTTTGGTGATGTTGGTGACCACAGGGGTGGAGGGTGGCCCAGGGAGAACACCGGGCTCGGGGGAAGGTGGGGAGAGGTTGGATCCATCGCCTGCAGGGAGGTGCATGGAGATCTGGGGTGGGGTGGTCCGCGATGCCACGTCATCTCCAGCGCAGTGATGTCCCCGTGACCCACCTTGCACCTCCAGGGAGCTGCCCCAGCGTGTCTCGCCCACCGAGCTGGTGGCCACACACTCGTAGTGCCCAGAGTCCGTCACCTGCGAGGGGAAGAGCTCCTGCCCCATCACCCTGAGCACCCGTCACCTTGGCACCCGCCACCCTATGCACCCACCACCCTGAAGACCCCCCACCCTGAGCACCCATCTCCTTTGCACCCATTACCCCCAGTACTTACCACCCTGAGCACCCACCATCCCGAGCACCCAcctgccctgggcacccacCACCCTGAGCACCCACCACCCTGAGCACCCACCACCCCGAGCACCCACCACCCCGAGCACCCAATTTCCTTTGCACCCATCTGCCCTGGGCACCCACCTCCCTTTGCACCCACCACCCTGagcacccacacccccccccccccaccccaggagcccccccacccctgcagtGCCCCGCCATGGGTGGTCCCAGGGTGGGTGCCCTGAGCCCCAGCTCCAGGCCGGCTCACCCGGAGGCCGGTGATTTGCAGGGTGCCATTCTCCAGCAGGCTGGCGCGGGGCTGGGCACCCACCAGGGTGCTCCCGTCCTTCAGCCACCCGACGCTGACCGGGGGGCCACCGCCCCCCACCCAGCAAGGAAGCCACGCCGTGGCCCCCACCGGCAGCACCGTCTGGTTAGCAGGACCCCGGCGGATCACCGGCGGCCGGTGCTCAGCCAGAGCTACCGCAGATGGGGGGAAAACCAGGAATTCCTCAGCGATGGGATGGATGCCACTCATGCACTGAATGCGCCCGTTCTCTGCCGGCATGGGACTTACCCTCTTCCACGTCCAGCCGCGCCTTGGCCAACACGCTGCCGGCCACGCTGATGGCCTGGCACAGGTAGTAGCCGGCATCGGCGGGCTGCACGGCGGCGATGGTCATGGCACCGCCGGGGCTGACCGAGAAACGGCCAGCGGGGTGTGGGGGCTGGCCAGGGAACAGCAGGGTCTgcgggggagggaggggcgAGAGGGCTGCTGAGtaggggggagggcaggggatggggtgggaattgagatgggatggggatggggactggggtgggatggggatgggaatATGGACACaaggatgggatggggacagggatgggaatTGGGACAGGGATGAGACTGGAATGAGGACAGcgatgggatggggacagggatgggaacTGGGACTGGGATGGGATGGACACAAGGATAGGAATTGGGACAGGAATGGGAGTGGGATGGAAATCGGAACAGAGATGGGAATGGGATGGGGATAGGGATGGGAATTAGGACAGGAATGGGAATGGGATGGAAACAGGGATGGGAACTGAGACTGGGATGGGATGCAGGCAAGGATGGGGACTGAAGATAAGGATGAGAATTGGGACAGAGATGGCAGTTGGGACAGGGATGGAATGGGGACAAGGATGGGAACTGggatgagatgagatgagatggGAATAAGGATGGGGAAggaatggggatggggacaagggCAAGGATGAGGACAGGGACAGACCTGGCTACCCTCCTTCTGCCAAAACACGGCGGGCGGCGGGTTGCCCTTGCTCTGGCACTGGAAGGTCACGCTCTGGCCGGGGGCAACAGTCTGGTCACGGGGCCCGGTGACGAGCTGGGGGGGCACTGCCACACCGCAGGGAAAGAGGAGGGCTTGCCTGGCTGCTTtgccagcacccatgggtgctcccTCAGGGACCACCCCCCTTACCGTGCACAGTGAGGGTGCCTGACGCCTCCGACCTGCCCACGCTGTTGTCGGCCACGCAGGTGTAGGTGCCCTCGTCCTCCGCCCGCAGCCGGCTGATCCGCAGGGTGTTGTTGGGCAGCACCTCCCACCTGGGGGGGAACCCCACGAGGCCGCGGCGCCGGCAGGGTGCCGGGGCACCACGAGAGCGCAGGGTGCCGCAGGGAGGCGGGATGCGATGGGGATGTGGGATACGTTGGGGGTGGGGGTACGACAGGGGTCTGGGATGCAAGGGAATTGGGGGCTGCAATGGGGCTGCAGGATGCAGCGAGGATGTGGGATGCAGTGGGGATGTGGGATGCAGTGGGGATGTGGGCTGCGTTGGGGGTGGTGGATGCAAGGGAAATGGGGCTGCAATGGGAAGGCGGGATGCAACGAGGATGCGGGGTGCGATGAGGATGTGGGATGCATTGGGAGTGTGGGTACGATGGGGGTGTGGGTACAGCGGGGGTCTGGGATGCAAGGGAAATGGGGGCTGCAATGGGGAGGCAGGATGCAACGAGGATGCGGGATGCAGTGGGGATGTGGGATGGAGGATGCAACAGGGATATGGGATGTGATGGGGGTGCTTGCAGCCATGGGGATGCGGGATGCGACGAGCACACCAGACCAGCAGGCAGCGACGCCACCCAGCcgccccccagccagccccctcACCCAGCGCTTACCTTCCCGGTGGCATCTCGCCCTCCTCCTTGCGCCAGCGAGCCACTGGCCGGGGGTCCCCCACCACCTCGCAGGGAAACTCCACCGTCCCCTCCACCAGCACCGCTTGGTTGAGAGGCCTCTTGCCGAACGCCGGGCGCTCTGTGGAGCAGCCATCAGTCCTGCCGGGATGGCAGCCACCCACAACACCCCAAAAAGGACATCCCTGTCCCCACGCACCGAAGACCACCAGCTCTGCCGGCTCGCTGTCCCTCTCCCCCACCACGTTGGTGGCCACGCAGACGTAGATGCCGGCGTCGCTCTTGCGGGTGCTGGCCAGCATCAGCTTCCCACCGCGGATCTGCCGAGCAGTCCCACTCAaccggggtggggggctcagACCCCCCAACCCAGATTTTGGGACCACCACCCCCTATGTATCCCTCACCGTCAGGCGCTCGTCCTTGTCGCTGAGCCGGGCACCATTCTTCTTCCAGGAGACACTGGGTTCAGGGTGGCCGCGGGGGGGGACGCACTCCAGGACAGCTGGTTCACCTGCCGCCACCACCACGTCCCCGGGGGGCTGCCGAAAATCATCCCGCAGcactgcgggggggggggtgtggggggtgtgtgcatGATGTcagctctgcctcagtttccccaccccTGCACCCCTTGTGCTGGGGatcccccccctttccccccatGGAGATAATAAAGCTTAGCAATGCAGGACCTGGGTCTGACCCCCAAAGCAGGATGTGACCCCCCCCAAACCTACCCCGTCCCCCCCGAATAACCCCTGGTGACCGAGCTGAGCGCTCATGCTGGTCTAAGCCTGGTCTGGATTTAACCCCGGCATCATCCCGGTCCTGGGTCTGACCCTGAGCCGCGGCTCAACCCGGAGCCATCCAGCAGccaaagctggggggggggggggctggggggagcaccAGGGACAGTgttttcattgattttaatttgttttgattaattttcaagtatttctgattaatttcattagttttcactta
The genomic region above belongs to Falco naumanni isolate bFalNau1 chromosome 16, bFalNau1.pat, whole genome shotgun sequence and contains:
- the ROBO3 gene encoding LOW QUALITY PROTEIN: roundabout homolog 3 (The sequence of the model RefSeq protein was modified relative to this genomic sequence to represent the inferred CDS: substituted 1 base at 1 genomic stop codon); this encodes MLRYLLKTLLQMNLFADSLGAEGSNSSQLLLGINRSIAALHHPGLGPGNGSHPQLEDTAPRIVEHPTDLLVSKGEPATLSCKAEGRPSPAVEWYKDGERVETDREDPRSHRTLLPGGSLFFLRILHGRRGKPDEGVYVCVARNYLGEATSRNASLEVAVLRDDFRQPPGDVVVAAGEPAVLECVPPRGHPEPSVSWKKNGARLSDKDERLTIRGGKLMLASTRKSDAGIYVCVATNVVGERDSEPAELVVFERPAFGKRPLNQAVLVEGTVEFPCEVVGDPRPVARWRKEEGEMPPGRWEVLPNNTLRISRLRAEDEGTYTCVADNSVGRSEASGTLTVHVPPQLVTGPRDQTVAPGQSVTFQCQSKGNPPPAVFWQKEGSQTLLFPGQPPHPAGRFSVSPGGAMTIAAVQPADAGYYLCQAISVAGSVLAKARLDVEEALAEHRPPVIRRGPANQTVLPVGATAWLPCWVGGGGPPVSVGWLKDGSTLVGAQPRASLLENGTLQITGLRVTDSGHYECVATSSVGETRWGSSLEVQGGSRGHHCAGDDVASRTTPPQISMHLPAGDGSNLSPPSPEPGVLPGPPSTPVVTNITKSSVTLSWKGNKDSSATDVTSYIVEAFSQAVGGPWQTVAADVEGETHTVTGLIPDTVYLFLVRAVNSYGLSDPSGISEPVRTQDASPTQPGLDPEQVQRELAQVAVHLQEPVVLPPGAVRLSWTVERQAPFLQGYRVLYRRRGGRWEEARAVWAPGERGALLTDLRRGQDYEVKVRPYFHHLHGPDSAVRALRTPEAAPSAPPRAVSVVGNGTSVRISWQPPPPAEQNGIIRDYRIWCLGNESRFHINQSVEGTVLATVLQGLVPGVPYHAEVAAATGAGVGARSAPVPIHIAPPAEQDVGPAGGSSVAERLAEVARRPAFIAGVGGACWVILAAAAAWLYSRRRRKKELSHFAGMARGALPGTPLTLAPITHQPPTTSLFPASFAYTPTGKPIGAAGTRHGPSPPSPPPLSAVTFPAPVRGSPRAAAAGGYPWLADAWRGGGAAGATTGLGNTERYYNDAGITRYIAQTEQFGAGASEGPVYSTIEAGGEELRTFPRPFSQHGTPYPGGGPQLMDAPALQAPRGWAEHGRAVGWVGDTHGCQWCGPLPAAPPPPPASLLTAGAKGKKLGQAVKPPAVSWTELLPPPPSASELSQCAQEDEEEEEEEEEEAARGXVWGCGGAGACWPPASTLRPPPRRLGTEEWYLGEDVPCVTAASSPTASSGCRSTATLTPSPCATEDIPRLRNFDSPRLPRRPPHGAGTPPRAPSPPLSPDAGEDHLPRVGASSAGGVLTLPSPPGKTRGETPKSHLKPKCSRYRREKQLGDLPPPPLPPPGETPGPSPERDPSGAERKVTHRPPRSDEVVPYGKPSCLPRGQVSGSCSTTGSVSSRGSTSSRGHGSGRSRTPGDRGEGTGHRRRPGPPFPCPLQEKR